Below is a window of Fusobacterium sp. DNA.
AACTACTCTTACAGAAGCTTTGCTGTATATTTCTAAATTCTCAAACAAAATGGGATCTGTAGAAGAGGGAACAACAGTATCAGACTTTGATAAAGAGGAAACTCGTAGACTATTTTCGATAAATACATCAATAGTTCCTGTAGAATATGGTAATTGTAAGTATAATTTTCTAGATACTCCAGGATATTTTGATTTTTCTGGTGAAGTATATTCAGCAGTAAGAGTTTCAGGAAGTGCAGTTATAGTTATGGATGCTACATCAGGAGTAGAAGTAGGAACTGAAAAAGCATGGAGAATATTAGAGGAAAGAAAACTTCCAAGAATAATTTTTATCAATAAGATGGATAAGGGATATATTAATTATGAGAAACTGTTACATGAAATGAAAGAAAAATTTGGAAAGAAAATTGCTCCTTTCTGTGTACCAATTGGTGATAAAGAAGAGTTTAAAGGGTTTGTAAATGTAGTGGAATTAATAGGAAGAATATTTAATGGTGTAGAGTGTGTAGATGGACCTATACCTGAAGATTTAGATATATCAGAAGTAAGAAATTTGCTTCTTGAAGCTGTAGCAGAAACTGATGAAACATTAATGGATAAATATTTTAATGGAGAAGAATTTACTCTGGAAGAAATTAAAATCGGACTGCATAAAGGTGTAATTTCAGGTGATATAGTTCCTGTAATAGTTGGGTCAGCAATACAGGGTATAGGAGTTCATACTTTATTTAAGATGATATCTGACTATATGCCTACACCAACTGAAATGTTTAATGGAGAGAAAATAGGAACTAATCCTATTACAGGAGAACCAGAAGCTAGAAAAATATCTAAGGATGAACCTTTCTCAGCAATAGTTTTCAAAACTCTTGTTGACCCATTTATTGGTAAGATATCATTATTTAAAATAAATTCAGGAATATTAAAAAAAGATACTGAAGTATTAAATTCTAATAAAAATAAAAAAGAAAGAATAGCTCAGATTATATATTTAAGAGGAAATAAACAGGAAGAAGCTCAAGAACTTGTAGCAGGAGATATTGGAGCTACAACTAAACTACAGTTTACTCAAACAGGAGATACACTTTGTGATAAAGATAAACCTATAGTTTATGATAATATTGAACTTCCAGAAGCTTGTCTATATTCAAGTGTAGAACCTGCTCAAAAAGCTGATGATGAAAAATTGAGTACATGTCTTCAAAGAATGATGGAGGAAGATCCTACATTTGTTATGTATAGAAACTCTGAAACTAAACAGTTATTAATTGGTGGACAGGGAGAAAAACATCTATATGTAATTCTTTGTAAAATAAAGAATAAATTTGGAGTACATGCTGTGCTTACTGAACCAGTTGTATCTTATCGTGAAACAATAAAAGGAACAACTTCTGTTCAAGGAAAACATAAAAAGCAATCTGGTGGAGCAGGACAATATGGAGATGTTCATATTAAATTTGAACCATGTAAAAATGAATTTGAATTTGCTGATGAAGTAAAAGGTGGGGTAGTTCCTAAAACATATATGCCAGCAGTTGAAAAAGGACTTCTTGAAGCAAAGGAAAAAGGAATTCTTGCTGGATATCCTGTTATCAACTTTAAAGCAACAATATTTGATGGATCATATCATCCAGTAGATTCTAATGAAATATCTTTTAAACAGGCAGCTATACTTGCATTTAAAAAAGGTATGGAACTAGCAAAACCAGTTCTTTTAGAACCTA
It encodes the following:
- the fusA gene encoding elongation factor G; the protein is MRNFETSNIRNISLLGHRGSGKTTLTEALLYISKFSNKMGSVEEGTTVSDFDKEETRRLFSINTSIVPVEYGNCKYNFLDTPGYFDFSGEVYSAVRVSGSAVIVMDATSGVEVGTEKAWRILEERKLPRIIFINKMDKGYINYEKLLHEMKEKFGKKIAPFCVPIGDKEEFKGFVNVVELIGRIFNGVECVDGPIPEDLDISEVRNLLLEAVAETDETLMDKYFNGEEFTLEEIKIGLHKGVISGDIVPVIVGSAIQGIGVHTLFKMISDYMPTPTEMFNGEKIGTNPITGEPEARKISKDEPFSAIVFKTLVDPFIGKISLFKINSGILKKDTEVLNSNKNKKERIAQIIYLRGNKQEEAQELVAGDIGATTKLQFTQTGDTLCDKDKPIVYDNIELPEACLYSSVEPAQKADDEKLSTCLQRMMEEDPTFVMYRNSETKQLLIGGQGEKHLYVILCKIKNKFGVHAVLTEPVVSYRETIKGTTSVQGKHKKQSGGAGQYGDVHIKFEPCKNEFEFADEVKGGVVPKTYMPAVEKGLLEAKEKGILAGYPVINFKATIFDGSYHPVDSNEISFKQAAILAFKKGMELAKPVLLEPIMKLEIVVPENYMGDVMGDMNKRRGRILGMEPNQYGEQVLNVEVPQAEILKYALDLRAMTQGRGHYRFEFARYEEVPEVLAKKIIESRKA